A region of the Chlamydia felis Fe/C-56 genome:
TCAGTGTTTTACTCTTAATTTCATGATACTAACAGGTAAAATAAAACATAATTAAAACTTCAATGAGATAAGAATTAAAAACACGCGCAGACGCCTATCTGCGCTTATAATGATCTTTTTTAATTGAAATAAAGAAGGTATTGGATAGGGAGAAAAATGAAAACTTACCCTATCTAATTAAGAAATTAGGATATTTGATATGCTTCAGAGAAACTCTGAACAACATAGTCTATGTTTTCATCCGTAATTCCATTTAAATTGAATCTAGCCCCACTGGTTGTGTAGATTCCCTTCTCTAATCGTAAAAAAAGCACTTGTTCTGAAGAAAATCCTGGGTATCCGAAAAACCCTTTCTGCGACAGAATAAAGTCAAAAGAGTGGCCAATATGATTTCTCATAGCTTGAACAAACCGAACTCGCGCTTTTCCTAAAGAACTACGAATAGAATCCAATTCCGATAACCACTCTTCCTTCAAGGAAGTATCCGATAAGATCGTAGAAACAATTTTTGCGCCGTGTCGAGGAGGCGAGGAATATTCACCACGAATTTTTTCTTCCAAGCAACTAGAAATTTTATCTAAATCATCCTTAACTTTGCTGTAGGCGGAAAAATAACCTACTCGCTCTCCGTAAAGAGAAAAGTTCTTACTGGCACAAGCGGCAACAAAAACTGCGTTCCCTGAATCTATAAAAATCTCTATAGGCTTTCTATCAGCCTCGACACCGTGGCCAAAACCCAAATACGCGGTATCAAAAAAAGGCAAAAGATGATGCTCTTTCATCAATTCCGCCAGACGCGTCCACATGTTCTCATCGAGATCCATTCCTGTGGGATTATGACAACAACATTGTAGAAGAACTAAAGAGTGTTTTGGAGCAGCTTTCAATACAGAAAGCATCTCATCAAAAACTAATGTCTTACTTTCTGAACTGTAGTAAGGATATTTCAGAATTTCCAAACCTTGTTGAGAAAATATTCTCACATGGTTTCCCCATGTCTGTTCTGGAATATATACTTTTCCAGAAGGATAAGCCATAGAGAAAATCTTAGCCCCCAAATGCAAGGCTCCGCTTCCTCCCAATGCTTGAACACCAACAACAAAACTTGAATTTACATTATGACCAAAAACAAGCTTTTCCATTTCTTGGTTAAAAGAAGATAGCCCACTAATGGGTAGATATCCCTTGTTCATCTCGTCTTCTAAAAATAGAAATTGTGCCTTACGGACACAAGAAAAACCACCGCAAGCCTTGTTAGGATCTACATAAGAACCGATAACAAGATTTACTTTTTCCTTTCGCTCATCTTCTAAAAATAGTTTTTGCAAACCCAAAATAGAATCTGGAGCAAACATAGGCAATTGATTAAAAAAACTCATCTAAAGAAAATCCTTCGTCGTATAACAAAGATTGATTCTAAACCCTATCTCGTGATAGATTTACCTACTTGGGGTATTAGCTCAATTGGTAGAGCGCAACAATGGCATTGTTGAGGTCAGCGGTTCGATTCCGCTATACTCCACTTCTTTAAGCATCCCAAATAGATTGTATTCGGCTAATCTTATATTTCTTTCCTTGAAACTGTAAGCTAGCTCCAACGCTCTTATCGAGCATTTCTTGAGCGAGTTTAGATTTTAAAGATAGAATATAGTTATCTGGATCGGCATCCCAAGGACCGAGGATGGAGTATGTTATAAGACTGCCTTTTTCATCTTCTAGTGAAACCTTACAACCCACACCAACCTTATCAGTAAAAACAACATCCTTAGTCAATATTCTAGCTCGATTTACTTCTTCGGAAAGCACACGAATTTCCTCTTGTAAACGAGCTCGCTTCTCTAAAGCAAATTTATACTCTGAGTTTTCCCTAAGGTCTCCTAAGGCCCTTGCGTCCTCTATTTCTTTAGCATTCTCCACCATCTCTTTACCAACAAGAGATTGCAGCTTGTTTTTCATTTTGGTAAAGCTTTCCGGAGTTGTCCAAAGAATGTCTTCCTCTACACTAACCGTATTTTTCTTCAAATCAGGATGAACGACTTCCGCAAGGCTTTGTAAAACACTAAGATCGCTGGAGGAAAACTGACTGCATTTCGTGGAGAGCAATAAAATTTCTTTTAAATATGATAAAGAAGCTCCTTCTATCATATTTCGGATAGCTAAATAGCGCTGACTGACCAAGAAATTGTAAATCTTCTTTCCCAATTCCTTTTGTGGTGTCGAGGCAACATGATACATAAACACCATAGCAGCTTCTAAAAATAACCTTTCGACCTCTTTATCCTTTGGGTCAAAAATACCGTCATCATGAGATCCTAGTTTTAAGAAAAACCAAGTAAAAACTTCAGGATACATCATAGGCTGTTCAGCACATTCAAGAAGCTTTTTCTCAATTTTTTTACGATAAGAATCCTCTCCTTTAAACACCTTAAAAGTCTGTTCCCTAAGAGATGGAGACGTTGTAGAAAGAAAGATTTTCATAAAGACATTTTCCCAAACAGGAGAATGCTTCTTTATTAACATTAAGAAAGACTTCTGCAAGGCTACTATAGTAAAGCTATTAACAATGGAGACGATGTCTTCTTCAGAAAGAGAGGATAAGAATTTGCTATCTAATCTACTGCTTTTCTCTCCTAAAAACTCAGAAAGCAACAAATCTCTTTGGATTTCCAAGGGCTGATTATCTTCAATAGGAAGAGTTTGCAAAGCTTTTAAGATAATTTCTTTATTTTCGGTTTTTTTTAACTCGCTATGCAGGTCTCGAATAAACTGATAAATCTCAACTATCTTTTCGGGAGTATTTTCGATTTGAGAAAGTCGCGTTTCTAATTGAGAAATTAAAGAATCTCCTCTGGAATTATATCTATAAGGATCTTTTATGTTCTTTGGAGCTACTATGCTGGTGTTTTTCTTGATCTTGCTCTTAGTGGATTGCCACCAACGATTCCACTCTGCTTCGGGAATAACCAAATCTACAAGCTCATCTTTTATCTCTTTAGCAGTCTTGGGTCCTAAATCCTTAAGAAGGACTTCTATAACCTCTGATGGGTGCTCCTTAGCATACGCTTCAAACCCATCCGGATCACCAAATCTTCGAGATAAAAAATGATCCTTATCTAAAGGAATCAAACTCTTAAAAGCTGTTTCAAAGGAGATATCTTTAGCCATCATAACTCCTTCGAATTCTATGAGAACTTTCTGTTGAAGAAAGGACACGTTCATAACCTCCCCAACTCCCCATCCTCCGGGATGGAAAACAAAATTCCCCTCATGCAAATGCATTAAAAAATCAAAACGACTTAAACTATACTGAAACTCACGACCATCACGAAGACCGACAACTCTTAAAGCCTCATTAAAATTCTCTCGACCTTGATACTTCCTGTTTACA
Encoded here:
- a CDS encoding GreA/GreB family elongation factor, translated to MDYLEKLQVLIDEEQPSSFFNLWEEYCFNDVVRGAELVQILEKVKHSSLAPLFGKIADTVLPLWERIPEGKEKDQVLQLVLDIQNTNAKQFYEAAIDYVNRKYQGRENFNEALRVVGLRDGREFQYSLSRFDFLMHLHEGNFVFHPGGWGVGEVMNVSFLQQKVLIEFEGVMMAKDISFETAFKSLIPLDKDHFLSRRFGDPDGFEAYAKEHPSEVIEVLLKDLGPKTAKEIKDELVDLVIPEAEWNRWWQSTKSKIKKNTSIVAPKNIKDPYRYNSRGDSLISQLETRLSQIENTPEKIVEIYQFIRDLHSELKKTENKEIILKALQTLPIEDNQPLEIQRDLLLSEFLGEKSSRLDSKFLSSLSEEDIVSIVNSFTIVALQKSFLMLIKKHSPVWENVFMKIFLSTTSPSLREQTFKVFKGEDSYRKKIEKKLLECAEQPMMYPEVFTWFFLKLGSHDDGIFDPKDKEVERLFLEAAMVFMYHVASTPQKELGKKIYNFLVSQRYLAIRNMIEGASLSYLKEILLLSTKCSQFSSSDLSVLQSLAEVVHPDLKKNTVSVEEDILWTTPESFTKMKNKLQSLVGKEMVENAKEIEDARALGDLRENSEYKFALEKRARLQEEIRVLSEEVNRARILTKDVVFTDKVGVGCKVSLEDEKGSLITYSILGPWDADPDNYILSLKSKLAQEMLDKSVGASLQFQGKKYKISRIQSIWDA
- a CDS encoding amino acid aminotransferase, which produces MSFFNQLPMFAPDSILGLQKLFLEDERKEKVNLVIGSYVDPNKACGGFSCVRKAQFLFLEDEMNKGYLPISGLSSFNQEMEKLVFGHNVNSSFVVGVQALGGSGALHLGAKIFSMAYPSGKVYIPEQTWGNHVRIFSQQGLEILKYPYYSSESKTLVFDEMLSVLKAAPKHSLVLLQCCCHNPTGMDLDENMWTRLAELMKEHHLLPFFDTAYLGFGHGVEADRKPIEIFIDSGNAVFVAACASKNFSLYGERVGYFSAYSKVKDDLDKISSCLEEKIRGEYSSPPRHGAKIVSTILSDTSLKEEWLSELDSIRSSLGKARVRFVQAMRNHIGHSFDFILSQKGFFGYPGFSSEQVLFLRLEKGIYTTSGARFNLNGITDENIDYVVQSFSEAYQIS